In Neofelis nebulosa isolate mNeoNeb1 chromosome 7, mNeoNeb1.pri, whole genome shotgun sequence, the following proteins share a genomic window:
- the SERPINA4 gene encoding kallistatin, translating to MFLGFLWLSDSRPGGHTRTDPLTAPKMHLASHLLLLLAGLLVASHGQLLPEHNSQGHTGSPHPEAPSTGEGSPSLRIAPGNTVFALRFHRLVASQSPGSNIFFSPLSISASYAMLSLGARSHSQTQILEGLGFNLTEVSESDIHQGFRHLLHTLHLPGDRLEMHAGSALFLSQELPILPGFLNDSVAFYDSKLFLTNFHDSVGTTQLINDHVKEETQGKIVDLVSDLSTDIAMVLVNYIYFKALWEKPFVLSLTTPQDFYVDENTVVKVPMMLQDTEVHWYLHDKYLPCSVLRMDYKGNAMALFILPNRGKMKQVEEVLTPEILKRWMSLLQKRYFYRKLELHFPKFSISGSYNLDQILPMLGFVDVFSQQADLSGITEERKLQVSKSFHKAILEVDEAGTQAAAATGSFTTFLSARRSRGVLWFNRPFLVVIFSTDTQSILFLGKVVNPTKP from the exons ATGTTCCTGGGCTTCCTCTGGCTCTCAGACAGCCGCCCGGGGGGCCACACCAGGACCGACC CCCTGACAGCGCCGAAGATGCATCTTGCCAGccacctgctcctcctcctggctgGACTGTTGGTCGCATCTCACGGCCAGCTCCTCCCTGAACACAACAGCCAGGGTCACACGGGCAGCCCCCATCCGGAAGCTCCAAGCACAGGTGAGGGCTCCCCCAGCCTCAGGATTGCCCCGGGAAATACAGTCTTTGCTCTCCGCTTCCACCGCCTGGTGGCTTCCCAGAGCCCCGGGAGCAACATCTTCTTTTCCCCGCTGAGCATCTCCGCCTCCTACGCCATGCTGTCCCTGGGCGCCCGCTCACACAGCCAGACCCAGATCCTCGAGGGTCTGGGCTTCAACCTCACGGAGGTGTCTGAGTCGGACATCCACCAGGGCTTCCGGCACCTCCTGCACACCCTCCACCTCCCGGGAGACAGGCTGGAGATGCACGCGGGCAGCGCCCTGTTCCTGAGCCAGGAGCTGCCCATCCTTCCGGGATTTCTCAATGACAGTGTGGCCTTCTATGACTCCAAATTATTCCTCACCAACTTCCACGACTCTGTGGGTACCACCCAGCTGATCAATGACCATGTCAAGGAGGAAACTCAAGGGAAGATTGTGGATTTGGTCAGCGACCTGAGCACAGACATCGCGATGGTGCTGGTGAATTACATTTACTTCAAAG cTCTGTGGGAGAAACCATTCGTTCTCTCGTTGACCACTCCCCAAGACTTCTACGTTGATGAGAATACAGTAGTCAAGGTGCCTATGATGCTGCAGGACACAGAGGTCCACTGGTATCTTCATGACAAATACTTGCCCTGCTCAGTCCTGCGGATGGATTACAAAGGAAACGCGATGGCCCTTTTCATCCTTCCTAACCGAGGGAAAATGAAGCAGGTCGAGGAAGTCTTGACTCCAGAGATACTAAAAAGGTGGATGAGCTTGCTTCAGAAGAG GTACTTTTACAGGAAGCTCGAGTTGCATTTCCCCAAGTTCTCCATTTCTGGCTCCTATAATTTAGATCAGATTTTGCCCATGCTGGGCTTTGTGGACGTGTTCTCACAGCAGGCTGACTTGTCCGGCATCACCGAAGAGCGAAAGCTGCAGGTGTCCAAG AGTTTCCACAAAGCCATTCTGGAGGTGGACGAGGCTGGCACCCAGGCTGCAGCGGCCACTGGCAGCTTCACCACCTTTCTGTCTGCCCGTCGCAGTCGCGGAGTCCTCTGGTTCAACCGGCCCTTCCTTGTGGTGATCTTTTCCACCGATACCCAGAGCATCCTCTTTCTGGGCAAGGTTGTCAACCCCACGAAACCATAG